One Candidatus Acidiferrales bacterium genomic region harbors:
- a CDS encoding leucyl aminopeptidase: protein MQIQIESQPFSSVTADAIVTYVFGEKEARVEGAVAELDRATGGKIKPLAQTGEMTGKMLEMTLLHYPQGLGAQRLLIVGAGKPEKFSHAELRKIAGAALRYLRSRGAKTIAFLAGEKDRTPAAAEAIVEGLLHAEYDSDKYQTDKKSNRVIEKVFLLGFAAGAQSEVAAAVERGKIIGESENFARDLINEPSNRLTPRILADRAEAMAKEAGLEIEILDEKRMAELKMGALLGVAQGSVEPPRMIVVRYRPAQKKPGAPVLALVGKAVTFDTGGISIKPAANMEEMKTDMSGGATMLAVLRGLARLKPPVEVMAVVPATENMPGGRAQKPGDVQIAMSGKSIEVINTDAEGRLILADGIAYAKKLGATHLIDAATLTGAIVVALANVHVGAFGTPREFLDRVLESARAAGEKMWPMPIDDEYEEMIKSKIADIRNTGSGKGGGAITAAWFLKEFAEDTPWVHLDIAGTAWCDDAKPWSASGPTGIAVRTLVDFAMKKM from the coding sequence ATGCAGATTCAAATCGAAAGCCAGCCATTTTCGTCCGTTACCGCGGACGCAATCGTCACTTATGTTTTCGGGGAGAAAGAAGCACGTGTCGAGGGAGCCGTTGCGGAACTGGATCGCGCGACTGGCGGAAAAATCAAGCCGCTGGCGCAGACCGGAGAAATGACCGGCAAGATGCTGGAAATGACTTTGCTGCATTATCCGCAGGGATTGGGCGCACAAAGGTTGCTGATTGTCGGCGCGGGGAAGCCCGAAAAATTTTCGCACGCCGAACTGCGAAAAATCGCTGGCGCGGCCTTGCGCTATCTTCGTTCGCGCGGCGCAAAGACCATCGCGTTTCTCGCCGGTGAAAAAGACCGGACGCCGGCCGCGGCGGAGGCCATTGTCGAAGGATTGCTCCACGCGGAATACGACTCCGACAAATACCAGACGGACAAAAAGAGCAATCGCGTGATCGAAAAAGTTTTTCTGCTTGGATTTGCAGCAGGAGCGCAGAGCGAAGTAGCAGCGGCAGTCGAGCGCGGGAAAATCATCGGAGAGTCGGAGAATTTTGCGCGCGACCTCATCAACGAGCCATCGAATCGCCTGACGCCACGAATCCTCGCTGACCGCGCCGAAGCGATGGCGAAAGAGGCTGGCCTGGAGATCGAAATTCTCGACGAGAAGCGAATGGCGGAATTAAAAATGGGCGCGCTGCTCGGCGTCGCGCAGGGAAGCGTGGAGCCGCCGCGAATGATCGTCGTGCGTTACCGGCCCGCGCAGAAAAAACCTGGCGCGCCGGTTCTCGCGCTGGTTGGCAAAGCGGTGACGTTTGACACCGGGGGAATTTCCATCAAACCCGCCGCCAATATGGAGGAAATGAAAACGGACATGAGCGGCGGAGCTACCATGCTCGCCGTGCTGCGCGGCCTGGCCCGTCTCAAACCGCCTGTCGAAGTGATGGCTGTGGTCCCCGCTACCGAAAACATGCCCGGTGGCCGCGCGCAAAAACCGGGCGATGTGCAAATTGCGATGTCCGGAAAATCGATCGAAGTGATTAACACCGACGCAGAAGGCCGTCTGATTTTGGCGGACGGGATCGCGTACGCGAAAAAACTCGGCGCCACGCATCTCATTGACGCCGCCACGCTCACCGGAGCCATCGTCGTCGCTCTCGCCAACGTTCACGTCGGTGCATTCGGCACTCCGCGCGAATTTCTCGACCGTGTCCTCGAAAGCGCACGCGCCGCCGGTGAAAAAATGTGGCCGATGCCCATTGACGACGAATACGAGGAGATGATCAAGAGCAAAATCGCGGACATTCGCAATACCGGCAGCGGCAAAGGCGGGGGAGCGATCACCGCCGCTTGGTTCCTCAAGGAGTTCGCGGAGGACACGCCGTGGGTGCATCTCGACATCGCCGGAACCGCCTGGTGCGACGACGCGAAACCCTGGTCCGCGTCCGGTCCCACCGGCATCGCCGTGCGCACGCTGGTCGATTTCGCAATGAAAAAGATGTGA
- the smpB gene encoding SsrA-binding protein SmpB, with product MVTPATKSSIKKKDFSAAKIAAQNRAASYNYELLDKYEAGLVLVGTEVKTLREGKASLRDAYADVKAGEIWLMNCHIPEYRPGGPWNHGPLRPRKLLLNRREIDKLSGQIQQKGLTLIPLKIYFRDGMAKCELALARGKKSWDRRQAEREKEDKREAREAMHRYKRH from the coding sequence ATGGTGACACCGGCGACGAAATCTTCGATCAAGAAAAAAGATTTTTCCGCGGCCAAAATTGCAGCGCAGAATCGCGCCGCTTCCTACAACTACGAGCTCCTCGACAAATATGAAGCGGGGCTTGTGCTTGTCGGAACGGAAGTGAAAACTTTGCGCGAGGGCAAGGCTTCACTGCGCGATGCCTACGCCGATGTGAAGGCCGGGGAAATCTGGCTGATGAATTGCCACATCCCCGAATATCGCCCCGGCGGGCCGTGGAATCATGGGCCGCTGCGCCCGCGCAAACTCTTGCTCAATCGGCGCGAAATCGACAAATTGAGCGGGCAGATTCAGCAAAAAGGGCTTACGCTCATTCCGCTGAAAATTTACTTTCGCGACGGCATGGCCAAGTGCGAACTCGCGCTCGCACGCGGCAAAAAATCGTGGGATCGCCGCCAGGCCGAACGCGAAAAGGAAGACAAGCGCGAAGCCAGAGAAGCAATGCACCGCTACAAGCGGCACTGA
- a CDS encoding cohesin domain-containing protein, translating to MRRIVIASFLGLAVTWLAGCPKGNQDYKVGRRAEVTGDYDTAVVEFDKALKTDPLNAEFKLSDIRARFEAGQFHVEQGEKALNQGQLELALSEFQKAEAMDPSSAVAIQDAQKTLQLIAKARAAEQPKPISTAAPEDEGLMSAPPELKPLSREPLNVRWSNTDARMIFRTIGQLAGISVIFDPSFVPKTITVDLPNVTLEQALDAVSLECDAFWQPVTSNIILVATDNVQNRNKLQDEEVQTFYLRNTTTPQELTEVMTGLRQLLDITRIQPVSSDNAIVIRATPAKLMLASKIIAGLDTPKAEVVLQVDVLEARLDHERTLGIQPGQSASLAFTPRSSVQPSSSTSSSSSSTGTTSTPQITLNNLAHLSSADYSLTLPGATLNALLTDDTTRIIQDPTVRITDGATAKLTIGDRIPIATGSFQAGLGVSGSTGISPLVNTQFQYQDVGVIMSVTPRVHPNGDVSMKLSIEVSSVTGETNIGGIQQPIISKRSIEHDIRLSDGQTSILGGLITRSQTKSLNGWPGLANIPFLRYFFASQDIQTQDDDVLIALTPHVVRMPGITADDLRSIAAGTDTNVRVYTQDEDGLPMAVASEAQNPGSSTAPPASGGQTGTANAAPGSGTALEFQPSTISLKTGDTMTIGLAVNNAHDLYSIPIMLQYNPAVIQIEDIRNGGFLSGGTQEIAIVQQENAQQGQAVVSATRRPNTPGISGTGTLLGIVIKAIAPGTSQLQVLQVNARDSQQKPIPMTTGMATIQVQ from the coding sequence TTGCGCCGCATCGTAATTGCTTCTTTTCTTGGGCTTGCCGTAACGTGGCTGGCGGGCTGCCCAAAGGGAAATCAAGACTACAAAGTTGGCAGACGAGCCGAAGTCACCGGCGATTATGATACCGCCGTCGTCGAATTCGATAAGGCACTCAAGACGGACCCTCTGAACGCCGAATTCAAGCTGAGCGATATTCGTGCGCGGTTCGAGGCGGGACAATTTCACGTCGAGCAAGGCGAAAAAGCATTGAACCAGGGCCAACTGGAACTGGCTCTTTCCGAATTTCAGAAGGCCGAGGCCATGGACCCTTCGAGCGCCGTCGCCATCCAGGACGCGCAGAAAACGCTTCAGCTCATCGCCAAAGCCCGGGCCGCGGAGCAACCCAAACCCATTAGCACGGCCGCGCCGGAAGACGAAGGGCTAATGTCAGCGCCGCCGGAATTGAAGCCTCTCTCGCGCGAACCTCTCAACGTCAGATGGTCGAACACAGATGCACGAATGATTTTCAGGACCATCGGGCAGCTTGCGGGAATCAGCGTGATTTTCGATCCGAGTTTTGTACCCAAAACCATCACTGTGGATTTGCCGAATGTGACGCTGGAGCAGGCACTGGATGCTGTGTCGCTCGAATGCGACGCGTTCTGGCAACCGGTGACGAGCAACATCATTTTAGTGGCCACGGACAATGTGCAAAATCGCAATAAGCTGCAGGACGAAGAGGTACAGACCTTTTATCTTCGCAACACGACAACGCCCCAGGAACTTACCGAAGTCATGACTGGCTTGCGCCAACTTCTCGACATTACTCGCATCCAACCGGTCAGCTCGGACAACGCGATCGTAATTCGGGCGACTCCAGCCAAACTCATGCTGGCGAGCAAAATCATCGCGGGGCTGGACACGCCGAAGGCGGAGGTCGTCCTGCAAGTGGATGTGTTGGAAGCGCGACTGGATCACGAGCGAACTTTGGGAATTCAGCCGGGACAGAGCGCGAGCCTGGCGTTCACGCCGCGAAGCTCGGTTCAGCCGAGTTCGAGCACAAGCAGCAGCTCGAGTTCGACAGGTACAACTTCGACGCCGCAGATTACGCTCAATAATTTAGCGCATTTGTCATCCGCCGATTACAGCCTGACCCTGCCGGGCGCGACTTTGAATGCATTGCTCACCGACGACACGACGCGGATCATCCAGGATCCAACCGTGCGCATCACCGATGGCGCGACGGCGAAGCTTACTATTGGCGACAGGATTCCGATCGCGACTGGAAGCTTCCAGGCGGGACTCGGAGTGAGCGGCAGCACGGGGATCAGCCCGCTGGTGAACACGCAATTCCAGTATCAAGATGTAGGCGTGATCATGTCCGTGACGCCGCGCGTGCATCCGAATGGCGACGTGAGCATGAAGCTCTCAATCGAGGTTTCCTCGGTCACCGGCGAGACAAATATTGGAGGGATTCAGCAGCCGATCATCAGCAAGAGATCGATCGAACATGACATCCGGCTAAGCGATGGCCAGACGAGCATTCTCGGCGGCCTGATTACACGATCGCAAACTAAGTCGCTGAACGGCTGGCCAGGCTTGGCGAACATTCCGTTCCTGCGCTATTTCTTCGCGAGCCAGGATATTCAAACGCAAGATGACGATGTTTTGATCGCGCTGACTCCGCATGTGGTGCGCATGCCGGGTATCACGGCAGATGATCTGCGCTCTATTGCTGCAGGCACAGATACGAATGTGCGTGTCTATACACAGGACGAGGACGGCTTGCCAATGGCCGTGGCATCCGAAGCGCAGAATCCGGGATCGAGCACAGCCCCACCTGCTTCCGGCGGCCAGACGGGCACCGCGAATGCCGCACCTGGCTCCGGGACGGCGCTGGAATTCCAACCTTCCACGATTTCGCTCAAGACCGGGGACACGATGACGATTGGCCTTGCGGTCAACAACGCTCACGATCTCTATTCCATCCCCATCATGCTCCAGTACAACCCGGCAGTCATCCAAATCGAGGACATACGCAACGGCGGGTTTCTCTCCGGAGGCACGCAGGAAATTGCCATCGTTCAGCAGGAGAATGCGCAGCAGGGACAAGCCGTGGTTTCGGCGACGCGCCGACCGAACACGCCGGGAATCAGCGGCACGGGAACGCTCCTCGGAATCGTGATTAAGGCGATTGCGCCGGGGACTTCGCAACTTCAAGTCTTGCAAGTCAACGCCCGCGATTCGCAGCAGAAGCCGATTCCGATGACCACCGGGATGGCGACAATTCAAGTGCAGTAG
- a CDS encoding type II secretion system protein, with protein sequence MTLLELLVACSILIILAGMAIPMARVQIKRQREAELRQDLREMRDAIDRYKDAADHNLIQVQADTEGYPPDLQTLVDGVQLAGAPDRHVRFLRKIPADPMTGNTDWGLRSVQDDPDSDSWGEQDVFDVFSKSQDTALDGTKYSDW encoded by the coding sequence ATGACACTGCTCGAACTGCTGGTTGCGTGCAGCATTCTGATCATTCTGGCTGGTATGGCGATCCCGATGGCACGCGTGCAAATCAAGCGGCAAAGAGAGGCGGAATTGCGCCAAGACCTGCGCGAAATGCGCGATGCCATTGACCGCTACAAGGACGCCGCGGACCACAACCTGATTCAGGTGCAAGCGGACACGGAGGGTTACCCGCCAGACCTCCAAACGCTGGTGGATGGCGTGCAGTTGGCCGGCGCGCCGGACCGGCACGTGCGATTTTTGCGCAAAATTCCGGCCGATCCGATGACTGGCAACACGGATTGGGGGTTGCGCTCCGTGCAGGACGATCCGGATTCGGATAGCTGGGGCGAACAGGACGTCTTTGATGTATTTTCGAAATCGCAAGACACGGCGCTGGACGGCACGAAGTATTCGGACTGGTAG
- a CDS encoding prepilin-type N-terminal cleavage/methylation domain-containing protein: protein MIRELFRRHNQAKSTAAGFTLIELMIVITIILILMGMAATRYDRSITRAKEAALHHDLSVLRSAIEQYTLDKQQAPQSLDDLVSAGYLRQIPTDPITGAKDWVPVTSDMLMSPDQTGNGGITDVHSSSDQVSSFENTPYSSW, encoded by the coding sequence GTGATTCGCGAGCTATTCAGGCGGCACAATCAGGCCAAAAGCACGGCCGCGGGCTTTACGCTGATCGAGTTGATGATCGTCATCACGATTATCCTCATTCTTATGGGGATGGCCGCGACACGCTATGACCGGTCCATTACGCGAGCAAAAGAAGCGGCGTTGCATCACGATCTTTCCGTGCTGCGCAGCGCAATCGAACAATATACGCTCGACAAACAACAGGCTCCACAATCGCTCGATGACCTGGTGAGCGCGGGATATTTGCGGCAAATCCCAACCGACCCGATCACAGGGGCGAAGGATTGGGTTCCTGTGACGTCGGACATGTTGATGAGCCCGGATCAAACGGGGAACGGCGGAATTACAGACGTGCATTCGTCGTCGGACCAAGTGTCATCGTTCGAAAATACGCCTTACAGTTCATGGTGA
- a CDS encoding dihydrofolate reductase family protein — translation MSNDGDRRLHAEGRPDRKGIGFVALLAWQRSCMPAESGSLAALLSHQHWQIEKRRSEQSMRKLIYAIHTTLDGCVDHTKQFVDEEAFEYSAHLIRDVDLLAFGRKTYQLMVPYWPDVAKDPSATKSDAEFARTFDSINKIVFSRSLASAEDRNTRIVRGNLRDETLKLKQARGKNILVGGVDIPSQLIELGLVDEYHFVVGPILAGEGRRLFEGVSLRERLQLKLVESKIFKSGCVALHYLKQ, via the coding sequence GTGAGCAACGACGGCGACAGAAGACTGCACGCTGAAGGACGGCCCGACAGAAAAGGGATCGGTTTCGTGGCCTTGTTAGCTTGGCAGCGATCATGCATGCCAGCTGAGTCGGGTTCGCTGGCGGCTCTGCTTTCTCATCAGCACTGGCAGATAGAGAAGAGGAGATCAGAACAATCAATGAGAAAGCTAATCTACGCAATCCACACGACTCTGGATGGCTGCGTCGACCACACCAAACAATTTGTCGATGAAGAAGCGTTCGAATATTCTGCGCACCTCATTCGAGATGTTGATCTGCTCGCCTTTGGGCGTAAAACGTATCAATTGATGGTTCCCTATTGGCCGGATGTAGCAAAAGACCCGTCTGCGACAAAGTCAGACGCAGAATTTGCTCGGACATTTGACTCCATCAACAAAATCGTTTTTTCACGATCATTAGCCAGTGCTGAAGACAGAAATACGCGAATTGTTCGCGGGAACCTTCGCGATGAAACATTGAAATTGAAACAGGCACGAGGCAAGAATATTTTGGTCGGCGGCGTAGATATTCCTTCACAACTTATCGAGCTTGGTCTGGTTGACGAATATCATTTTGTCGTTGGGCCAATCCTCGCAGGAGAAGGGAGACGGCTGTTTGAGGGTGTTAGCCTGCGGGAGAGATTGCAGCTAAAACTTGTTGAATCGAAGATTTTCAAATCGGGATGCGTCGCGCTTCATTACCTGAAACAGTGA
- a CDS encoding helix-turn-helix transcriptional regulator — MEELRRLYDSDTPVLAFTFQRRTVEGWTPKHSHHRGQLVALTQGLLIVETGNERWMFPSQRCSWTPPNCKHAARSVGGAAGSMVDLSPQLCRGLPETPCTFNSSELLFAIVHRMVGWDLRQPLNTAQKHLITALRDEIRQPDQQPLRLTIPREEKLARVADALLDDVGDDRTLDAWAHFAGMARRTFMRAFSAQAGMSFGRWRQQARLFAALEMLAQKKSVTEVAIAVGYNSVSAFIEMFRKMLGATPQAYFRGRHSWPHGRVMGATARLP; from the coding sequence ATGGAAGAACTGCGCCGTCTCTACGACAGCGATACGCCGGTGCTGGCCTTTACCTTCCAGCGGCGGACGGTCGAGGGCTGGACGCCGAAGCACAGTCACCACCGCGGCCAACTCGTCGCATTGACCCAGGGGTTGCTCATCGTGGAAACAGGCAACGAGCGATGGATGTTTCCCTCCCAGCGTTGCTCATGGACTCCGCCAAATTGTAAGCACGCGGCGCGTTCTGTCGGAGGCGCAGCCGGCTCGATGGTGGATCTGTCTCCGCAGCTTTGCCGCGGACTGCCCGAGACGCCCTGTACGTTCAACTCATCGGAGCTATTGTTCGCCATAGTTCATCGCATGGTTGGTTGGGACCTCCGCCAACCGCTCAACACCGCGCAGAAGCACTTAATCACAGCGCTTCGCGATGAGATTCGACAGCCTGACCAGCAGCCCTTGCGTTTGACGATACCAAGAGAAGAAAAACTGGCCAGAGTTGCAGATGCTCTGCTGGATGATGTTGGGGATGACCGCACGCTGGACGCTTGGGCGCATTTTGCCGGAATGGCCCGCCGTACTTTCATGCGTGCATTTTCAGCTCAGGCCGGCATGTCATTTGGCCGTTGGCGACAGCAGGCGCGCTTGTTTGCTGCTCTTGAGATGCTGGCCCAAAAGAAATCTGTCACGGAGGTCGCCATCGCAGTTGGTTACAACAGTGTAAGCGCCTTCATTGAAATGTTTCGGAAGATGCTGGGAGCCACACCGCAGGCATACTTTCGAGGCAGGCATTCGTGGCCACACGGTAGAGTCATGGGCGCAACGGCGCGCCTTCCCTGA